Genomic window (Polaromonas sp. JS666):
AAGGACACATCGCCGAACTCAGGCCTCGGCGCGGTGCGCGGCGGCGCTGAACGGTTGGGCGTGGCAACGGATCGCGCCATGGGCGGCACGCCCGAGGCGCGGGCGCGCAGCTGCACCCCGCCACGCAGACGCAGGCTCAGTTCGCCGCTCGCCTGGCTTGCCGCAGCGGCGAGCGTATCGAAACGGCCGTCAAACAGGTCGCTGAAGCCCAGCCCCTGCGGAACGAAAGGGACATCGATCAGATGGCGCGCGGCGATGTTGGCCGCCAGCAGGCCGCCATCGCGGTTGAAGGCGAGCCAGGCTTCATCGCTCGCATCCTGCGTCTCCAGCCGCAGCCGCACGAATGCCGGGAGCGCCTCGAAAAGCTTGCGCTCGATGCGGCGGGCGCAGCGCTGGGTCAACGCCACGGCACCGGCCGCCAGGCCCGGCATGTCGCGCGAGATATCAACCGCGCCGACCACGCGCCCCTGCGGGTCAAACACGGGTGCAGCGCAACAGTGAAAGATCTGGTTGTCGGCAAAAAAATGCTCGGGCCCGAGCACGCGGACCACCCGCTGCTCGGTCATCGCCGACGACATCGCGTTGGTGCCAATCACCGCCTCAGACAGGTCTACCCCGGGACGAAAGGCTTGCCGTAGCGGCTCGCTACGGCGGTCGGTGCAACCCTCGACCGCCAAGGCTCGTCCCTGGACATCGGTCAGCAGCACGGCATAGCCGGCGTCCGACACCGCGCGGGCGAGCGCATCCAGCTCGGGGCGTGCCGCCTCCAGCAATGTGCGCTGGGCCTCCAGCAAACGGGCCAGTGCGAGACGGTCCACGGGATCGAATTCCACCTGTTCCGAGGCGCCGCGACCCTGACCCCGGCAGCGTTGCCATGAACGCAGCACTGGGTCGTCAATCAGGCCCGCAGGCGCGCTGCCGTCGTCAAAGAAGGCCCGACGCGCTTGCCAGATGCGTTCGGGAGCGTAGAGGTTCGGCTCAAAAGTAATCGCTTGTTGCACAGGTTGTCTCCAGGGCTGCCAGCACGTATGCGTTTCTCTGGTCGTCTCGATTTGAGACCCCTCGTCTCGTTTTGAGGCGGTATCCCGGTGGGTCGACATGCAGTTTAGTTCATGAAAATACCGCCCAACATGGTAATTACCCGGACGACACCACCACTTTATGCAGTTAACTGCCTTTGTGGCACGCCCCTTGCGGAAGAGGCTGCGTTGGACGGCAGCACTGGTGGCGCCGAACAGCCGGCAAATCCATCAAAAAACACAAGCATTGGAGACAAACACATGGACACCCTTCTTTATCCGCCGCCGAACTCAGGGCACTGGACGGGAAAGATTTACAGCGACGGTTGGGTCGCGGCGCAAGGCGGCACCGCTGCGGTGATGGAGCCTGCCACCGGCGGCACGCTGGGCCAGATCGGTATCGCCTCGACCGCAGACGTTGACCGTGCCGCGCGGAGTGCCCAATCGGCCCGCGCCGCGTGGGCCGCGACCCCCTTTGACCAACGCGCGGCCGTGATGCGCGAGGCCGCGCGGCTGCTGAAGGAGCGCGCCGGCGAAATCAACGGCTGGAATGTGCGCGAATGCGGCTCCATCATGCCCAAAGCCGAATGGGAGCTGAGCGCCACCTACGAACAAATGCTGATGGCCGCCG
Coding sequences:
- a CDS encoding sigma-54-dependent Fis family transcriptional regulator; protein product: MQQAITFEPNLYAPERIWQARRAFFDDGSAPAGLIDDPVLRSWQRCRGQGRGASEQVEFDPVDRLALARLLEAQRTLLEAARPELDALARAVSDAGYAVLLTDVQGRALAVEGCTDRRSEPLRQAFRPGVDLSEAVIGTNAMSSAMTEQRVVRVLGPEHFFADNQIFHCCAAPVFDPQGRVVGAVDISRDMPGLAAGAVALTQRCARRIERKLFEALPAFVRLRLETQDASDEAWLAFNRDGGLLAANIAARHLIDVPFVPQGLGFSDLFDGRFDTLAAAASQASGELSLRLRGGVQLRARASGVPPMARSVATPNRSAPPRTAPRPEFGDVSFAADFERALRAFNAGLPVLVTGETGAGKEVAARALHEVSHRHDGPLIAINCGAIAPQLMAAELFGHVEGAFTGARRGGSAGKIEAAQGGTLLLDEIGDMPLELQVGLLRMLDSGEVLRVGATRAVRVDVRFVCATHRDLRALVASGLFREDLYYRISGFQLQIPPLRMRSDFNAVLDALLAEQGCAPRLLDAGLRRALKSRRWPGNVRQLRHALRLALALLEADEALTLSHFPDHEPDHESSLGVPSARPRTGAPDDGLSWRQTQQQAIDAALRQTGGNVTAAAALLNIGRATLYRKLAK